One Tachysurus fulvidraco isolate hzauxx_2018 chromosome 2, HZAU_PFXX_2.0, whole genome shotgun sequence DNA segment encodes these proteins:
- the LOC113656418 gene encoding bactericidal permeability-increasing protein-like, with the protein MKAFLQPFKVSANMVSLWCVLALLIFLSLEASGTNPGVKVRLTQQGLEYGRQIGLITLQEKLKTIKIPDMSGSEKVPPIGKVSYSLTGIQILSLGLPKSSVGLVPGTAVSLFIGDAYINLHGNWRVKYLKIIKDSGSFDLSVSRLSIGVTIGVKEDDTGRPSVSSANCAASVGDVSIKFHGGASWLYNLFKSFVDKALRSALQKQICSLVAEAIDEMNPHLKTLNVLAHVDKYAEIEYSMVESPLISNSSIDLSLKGEFYNIGQHQEPPFSPTPFSLPAQDNNMLYIALSPFTLNSAGFVYNNAGVLELYITDDMIPSSFPFRLNTKTFGTFIPQIAKQYPGLMMKLLVKAAKEPNISFEPNNVTVQASSTVTAYAIQPNATLSPLFIIGLNASVSAQIYVSGLKVAGDLSLNEMDMTLVTSYVGTFAVKSLDSVLTMIVKVVVIPEVNTYLKQGYPLPSIGKMNLLNTQLQILKDNVLIGTDVQFNA; encoded by the exons atgaAGGCATTCCTGCAACCTTTCAAG gtCAGTGCGAACAtggtgtctctgtggtgtgtgttggctctgctcatttttctctctctggagGCTTCGGGAACTAACCCCGGAGTTAAAGTGAGACTCACTCAGCAGGGCCTCGAGTATG GCCGTCAGATTGGCCTCATCACCCTACAGGAGAAGCTCAAAACCATTAAAATCCCAGATATGAGCGGCTCAGAGAAAGTGCCTCCCATTGGAAAAGTCTCATACAGTCTGACAGG TATACAGATCCTGAGCCTCGGCTTACCCAAGTCTTCAGTGGGGTTGGTCCCTGGCACCGCGGTGAGTCTGTTCATTGGCGACGCCTACATTAACCTGCACGGCAATTGGAGAGTCAAGTACCTCAAAATCAT AAAGGACAGCGGCTCGTTCGACCTGTCCGTCAGCAGACTCAGCATCGGCGTCACCATCGGTGTCAAAGAAGATGACACGGGGCGTCCGAGTGTCAGCAGTGCTAACTGTGCAGCCTCTGTTGGTGACGTCAGTATCAAGTTTCATGGAGGTGCCAG CTGGCTGTATAACCTGTTTAAGAGCTTCGTCGATAAGGCTCTGCGCAGTGCACTACAGAAACAG ATCTGTTCTCTGGTGGCTGAAGCCATAGACGAGATGAATCCTCATCTGAAAACTCTTAACG TTCTGGCTCACGTTGACAAGTACGCTGAAATCGAGTATTCCATGGTGGAGTCTCCGCTCATTTCTAATTCCAGCATCGATCTCAGCTTAAAG gGGGAGTTCTACAACATCGGGCAACACCAGGAGCCTCCGTTTTCTCCGACACCCTTCTCTCTGCCTGCCCAGGACAACAACATGCTGTACATCGCACTATCACCTTTCACCCTGAACTCAGCCGGCTTCGTGTACAACAACGCCGGAGTGCTGGAACTCTACATAACAGACGACATG ATCCCATCCAGTTTTCCTTTTCGACTGAACACAAAGACATTCGGGACTTTCATTCCACAA ATTGCTAAGCAGTACCCTGGACTGATGATGAAGCTCCTGGTGAAGGCCGCAAAGGAGCCAAACATCTCATTTGAGCCCAACAACGTGACGGTGCAGGCAAGCAGCACAGTTACAGCCTACGCTATTCAGCCCAACGCCACACTGTCTCCTCTCTTCATCATCGGCTTG aatgCCAGCGTGAGCGCTCAGATTTACGTCAGCGGCCTCAAAGTGGCTGGAGATTTGAGTCTCAACGA AATGGACATGACATTGGTGACAAGCTACGTGGGAACGTTTGCG GTCAAATCACTCGACAGTGTTCTCACGATGATCGTAAAAGTTGTCGTGATACCCGAAGTGAACA CTTACTTAAAGCAAGGCTATCCTTTACCATCTATTGGAAAAATGAATCTGCTCAACACTCAGCTTCAAATCCTGAAG GATAACGTGTTGATCGGGACGGATGTCCAGTTCAACGCATGA
- the LOC113647850 gene encoding lipopolysaccharide-binding protein-like — protein MYRDLCVCVCVCVRVCVFVCVCVCYCRRRLCESHAVMDTVRVDMVSLWCVLSLLTFLSLEASGTNPVTPKGLDYELEISINPLREKLKTIQIPNMSGRADVLFTDVSYTVSSMKIEDVSLVSMAVRLVPGTGLSLSISIAYIGLKGNWEVKNLFKDDDGWFTLSIFDIRISTTFGVSNDGQGHPRVYAESCSASFGQVKIDLHGGSSWLYQLFDSYINSALLNSLQPQICTMVTEAINSINPHLKTVNGLCADRDRCPVWRIGFT, from the exons ATGTATAGAgacttatgtgtgtgtgtgtgtgtgtgtgtgcgtgtgtgtgtgtttgtgtgtgtgtgtgtgtgttactgcagGAGGAGACTGTGTGAGTCACATGCTGTAATGGACACG gtcagAGTAGATAtggtgtctctgtggtgtgtgttgtctctgctCACCTTCCTCTCTCTAGAGGCTTCAGGAACAAACCCTGTCACACCAAAGGGGCTTGATTATG AACTTGAGATTAGCATCAACCCCCTACGGGAGAAGCTCAAAACCATCCAAATCCCAAACATGAGCGGCAGAGCAGACGTTTTATTTACGGACGTCTCATACACAGTGAGCAG CATGAAGATTGAAGATGTTTCGTTGGTTTCTATGGCTGTGAGGTTGGTACCTGGTACTGGGTTGAGTCTGTCCATCAGCATTGCCTACATTGGCCTGAAAGGCAACTGGGAAGTCAAAAATCTTTTCAA AGACGACGACGGCTGGTTCACTTTGTCCATCTTTGACATCAGGATCAGCACCACCTTTGGTGTGAGTAACGATGGTCAAGGGCATCCAAGAGTTTACGCTGAATCCTGTTCTGCTTCTTTTGGCCAAGTCAAAATCGATCTGCATGGAGGTTCGAG CTGGCTGTATCAGTTGTTTGACAGCTACATCAATTCAGCTCTGCTTAATTCCCTACAGCCACAG ATCTGTACTATGGTGACTGAAGCCATAAATAGCATCAATCCGCATCTGAAAACTGTAAATG GATTATGTGCTGATCGGGACAGGTGTCCAGTTTGGAGGATTGGATTTACCTGA